Proteins encoded within one genomic window of Gracilimonas sp.:
- a CDS encoding HNH endonuclease signature motif containing protein, giving the protein MPQTYKMFIQASEFDKVAGEVMGMVIIVGTIIFLIWASVGNAQETKKVTKDVFKLKKTLPEKNEIWKAFISTISQITEASCKCHLPTYRIFEVYEDGAIQYRCLTCSKKGRHSGVKINSALKSNGSKITNVAQVFEIISSTQWKMDNINQGPYGSISNNLTEWEIPNTRGPWYRGITFKPIKETEEELGKRRRRISTKTKQIVWDRDGGQCVNCGIEYDLEYDHIIPFSKGGSNGPNNIQLLCRKCNSKKRAKIL; this is encoded by the coding sequence ATGCCACAAACATATAAGATGTTTATACAGGCCAGTGAATTTGACAAAGTTGCTGGAGAAGTCATGGGGATGGTAATAATAGTAGGTACAATAATATTTTTGATTTGGGCTTCAGTTGGAAATGCACAAGAAACTAAAAAAGTCACAAAAGATGTTTTTAAACTAAAAAAAACTTTACCAGAAAAGAACGAGATATGGAAGGCATTTATATCAACGATATCTCAAATTACAGAAGCAAGTTGTAAATGCCATTTGCCGACTTATAGAATTTTTGAAGTGTATGAAGATGGAGCAATTCAATATAGGTGTTTGACCTGCTCTAAAAAGGGAAGGCATTCAGGTGTAAAAATCAATAGCGCATTAAAATCGAATGGTTCAAAAATTACAAATGTAGCACAGGTATTTGAAATAATAAGTTCAACCCAATGGAAGATGGACAACATCAATCAAGGGCCTTATGGTAGTATTAGCAATAATTTGACTGAGTGGGAGATACCAAATACTAGGGGCCCTTGGTATAGGGGAATAACCTTTAAGCCAATCAAAGAAACAGAAGAGGAATTAGGGAAAAGAAGAAGAAGAATATCTACTAAAACTAAACAAATTGTATGGGATAGGGATGGGGGCCAATGTGTTAATTGTGGAATAGAATATGATTTAGAATACGATCACATAATTCCATTTTCAAAAGGGGGAAGCAATGGCCCTAATAACATTCAGTTATTGTGTAGAAAATGTAACTCAAAGAAAAGGGCGAAAATTTTGTAA
- a CDS encoding DUF2971 domain-containing protein: MKLKFSKPKTLNDPLEFNPLIKNLSDPDFYKYSRNNGRIQKSEAQKLYDDVLKPRINKYGVLSLSTNEKSYSMWNFYSNGHRGMLLEFNNDFLEKASFKIVSGKTPMEVDYTNDISIEAKKLKEMKYNDEELVKILFRKKYKVWEAEKEYRVISEIDSDSENDFALLDYDPSMLRSVIFGANMEPSLKKKTMDYLKSYNVKLCQSFILKDLISDNPSDFIEYLDLTEEKNRPILDSIADLPSEVFISNNQFLSEPIFKNSKS, translated from the coding sequence TTGAAATTGAAATTCTCAAAACCAAAAACTCTTAACGATCCTCTTGAGTTTAATCCATTAATTAAGAATTTAAGCGATCCAGATTTTTACAAGTATTCAAGAAATAATGGGCGCATACAAAAAAGTGAAGCACAGAAATTATATGATGATGTATTAAAGCCAAGAATTAATAAGTATGGTGTTCTTTCGCTATCAACGAATGAAAAATCTTATTCTATGTGGAATTTTTACTCAAATGGACACAGGGGGATGTTGCTAGAGTTCAATAACGATTTTTTGGAAAAGGCATCATTTAAAATAGTTTCTGGCAAAACTCCGATGGAAGTTGACTATACGAATGATATTTCTATTGAGGCAAAAAAGTTAAAGGAAATGAAATACAATGATGAAGAATTGGTAAAAATATTATTTAGAAAGAAGTATAAAGTTTGGGAGGCTGAAAAAGAGTACAGAGTAATATCAGAAATAGATTCAGATAGTGAGAATGATTTTGCTTTACTGGATTACGACCCGAGTATGTTAAGATCGGTCATATTTGGGGCTAATATGGAGCCAAGTCTAAAAAAGAAAACTATGGATTACTTGAAGAGCTATAACGTTAAGCTTTGTCAGTCTTTTATTTTGAAAGATTTAATAAGTGATAATCCAAGTGATTTTATTGAGTATTTAGACTTAACTGAAGAAAAAAATAGACCAATATTGGATAGTATAGCTGACTTGCCGAGTGAAGTATTTATTTCTAATAACCAGTTTTTAAGTGAGCCTATATTTAAAAATAGTAAATCATAG
- a CDS encoding FG-GAP-like repeat-containing protein, producing the protein MKNKTYLISLLLFTVFVTLLAGCKNADSPTEPTEEKSSIKAISGDEQSGVVATELAQALIVKVSKSNGEPVSGTNVNWLVKTGEGSISSSSTTTDDQGKTQVQWTLGIIAGKQSVEAKISEAGSTATFGAVAEADEPTQFIVKPESFTLQTWGDSLQVSASIADQYGNPVDSEPVTWSSSNSEVVSMDENGWARSYWAARPGEAVLTADAAGYTAQVNAEVKAQMNPNCKEPTDFPVQGAVAGIPTFASEYIVEATPPPYYDNKAAVGDFDGDGDEDIMVFSYNVPWDNTGNKDGEVLFWENDGTGQFSDATAVVLEPDFIKAEHTADVETAEFNGDGILDIFIPQSGYDQDPFPGAPNRLFLSNGDGTITEEAPTNLSPHETTGYTHSSASGDVDCDGDIDIYEGDLFNGEGPHLQINNGSGSFVAEDDRLPPKIASSELAYTDSEFLDVDRDGDLDLMLGEIGGSGDVLLINDGFGYFSRSPAKTLPEPYFTVDNVSVRLRAGDLNLDGWPDLLVSQTPEYNDKRLALWLNNGDGTFTDDTADRLPQPWESWTAQLNIVDLNKDGWPDLLIDRYMLINQGGTFFDATGSVEGLYLNEPEKRDYSTYLTFPIDADGDNSQDILIVRGWYLFEEGEVTPAVILRNTN; encoded by the coding sequence ATGAAGAATAAAACATACCTTATCTCTCTTCTGCTATTTACAGTATTTGTTACTTTGTTGGCGGGCTGTAAAAATGCGGACTCACCTACAGAGCCGACCGAAGAAAAATCTTCAATTAAAGCCATATCCGGCGATGAACAATCCGGCGTAGTTGCCACCGAACTTGCTCAGGCACTGATAGTTAAAGTCAGTAAATCAAACGGAGAGCCGGTAAGCGGTACAAACGTTAATTGGCTAGTCAAAACCGGTGAAGGCTCCATCAGTTCTTCGAGCACAACTACTGATGATCAGGGAAAAACACAGGTTCAATGGACACTTGGAATTATAGCCGGAAAACAAAGTGTCGAAGCTAAAATATCCGAAGCTGGTTCCACGGCCACGTTTGGCGCCGTGGCAGAGGCGGATGAACCGACGCAGTTTATAGTCAAGCCCGAATCGTTTACCTTACAGACTTGGGGCGATTCTCTCCAGGTCTCTGCAAGTATTGCAGATCAGTACGGCAACCCCGTTGACTCAGAACCGGTAACGTGGAGTAGTTCCAATTCCGAAGTTGTATCTATGGATGAGAATGGATGGGCCAGGAGTTATTGGGCAGCACGTCCGGGGGAGGCAGTACTTACGGCTGATGCCGCCGGATATACCGCTCAGGTGAATGCTGAGGTGAAGGCACAGATGAACCCCAACTGCAAAGAACCGACCGATTTCCCGGTGCAGGGAGCCGTTGCCGGCATCCCTACTTTCGCTTCAGAATATATTGTGGAGGCTACGCCTCCACCTTATTATGATAATAAAGCTGCGGTAGGAGATTTCGATGGGGACGGTGATGAAGACATTATGGTTTTCAGCTACAATGTGCCTTGGGATAATACCGGAAATAAGGATGGGGAAGTTCTTTTTTGGGAAAATGACGGCACCGGCCAATTTTCCGATGCAACGGCAGTGGTTCTCGAGCCGGACTTTATCAAGGCCGAACATACTGCAGACGTGGAAACAGCTGAGTTCAACGGCGATGGTATTCTCGATATATTTATCCCCCAAAGTGGGTATGATCAGGATCCGTTTCCCGGTGCTCCTAACCGTCTCTTCCTTAGCAACGGTGATGGTACGATAACCGAAGAAGCCCCCACTAATCTTTCTCCCCATGAAACCACCGGCTATACCCATTCTTCGGCCTCGGGCGATGTGGATTGTGACGGCGATATCGATATTTACGAGGGGGATCTGTTCAACGGCGAGGGCCCGCACCTCCAGATTAACAATGGGAGTGGCTCATTTGTGGCCGAGGATGACCGCCTTCCCCCAAAAATCGCCTCCTCGGAACTAGCCTATACAGACTCAGAGTTTCTGGACGTTGATCGGGACGGCGATCTGGACCTTATGCTTGGGGAAATTGGCGGCAGTGGCGATGTGCTGCTAATCAATGACGGCTTCGGATATTTCAGCCGGTCGCCTGCCAAAACCCTTCCAGAACCTTACTTCACTGTTGATAACGTATCGGTAAGACTCCGGGCCGGCGATCTTAATCTTGACGGCTGGCCCGACCTGCTGGTATCCCAGACCCCGGAGTACAATGACAAGCGACTTGCGCTTTGGCTAAACAATGGCGACGGCACGTTTACTGACGATACCGCTGACCGTCTTCCGCAGCCCTGGGAAAGCTGGACAGCGCAATTAAACATTGTTGACTTAAACAAAGACGGCTGGCCGGATCTTCTCATTGACCGGTATATGCTTATAAACCAAGGGGGGACCTTTTTTGATGCCACGGGATCAGTGGAGGGGTTATACCTGAATGAACCCGAAAAGCGGGATTACAGCACCTATCTCACCTTTCCCATCGATGCCGACGGAGATAATTCGCAAGATATTCTCATCGTCCGCGGATGGTATCTGTTTGAGGAAGGGGAAGTTACGCCTGCAGTTATACTTCGGAACACAAATTGA